The Chitinophagaceae bacterium genome includes a window with the following:
- a CDS encoding phage integrase SAM-like domain-containing protein, whose product MTERTEAKERSLSTKTWQRFEITKGKVKKFLQHRYNLSDKPISEIPKSFGEEFRHFLNTVEKIGMNTAMKYCKNTKQMLNYALLKEYVNTNPMAMFKCVYKIQKERLTWPELLGLYNTAMPVDRLEEVKMYMYSAALPAMLIWMFTNSNRRM is encoded by the coding sequence ATTACTGAAAGAACAGAAGCCAAGGAGCGATCTCTCAGTACTAAAACATGGCAGCGGTTTGAGATCACGAAAGGCAAAGTAAAAAAGTTCCTCCAGCACCGGTATAATCTGTCCGACAAACCTATTTCCGAAATCCCCAAATCCTTTGGCGAAGAATTCAGACACTTTCTTAATACCGTTGAAAAGATCGGTATGAACACCGCCATGAAGTATTGCAAAAACACAAAGCAGATGTTGAACTATGCTTTACTGAAAGAATATGTAAATACAAATCCCATGGCAATGTTTAAATGCGTTTACAAAATCCAAAAGGAACGGCTCACCTGGCCAGAACTGTTGGGCCTCTATAATACAGCAATGCCGGTGGACAGACTCGAAGAAGTAAAGATGTATATGTATTCAGCTGCTTTACCGGCTATGCTTATATGGATGTTTACAAACTCGAACCGGAGAATGTAA
- a CDS encoding SDR family oxidoreductase yields the protein MDFKNKVVVITGGSEGIGRAMVEMMLNKGAKVATCGRKHDKLYHLQTQFPGQPLHVVVADVSSESDCRDFINSTIKTFGGIDILINNAGLSMRALINDAEISAFKRLMDVNFWGTVYCTKFALPSIIEHKGTVVGISSIVGNRGIPGRSAYSASKFAMQGWLEALRVEMFQHGVNVLWVSPGFIATNIRSVALNAEGKPIGETPMDESKLMSAEECARHIIHAVEKRKRSVVLTLTGKATVFMSKFFPRLADLYIHKFFFKEGKLIK from the coding sequence ATGGATTTTAAAAATAAGGTGGTGGTTATTACAGGAGGGAGTGAGGGTATTGGAAGAGCAATGGTGGAAATGATGCTGAATAAAGGGGCAAAAGTAGCTACCTGTGGTCGTAAACATGATAAACTGTATCATCTGCAAACACAGTTCCCCGGGCAACCATTGCATGTAGTAGTTGCTGATGTAAGCAGTGAATCTGACTGCCGGGATTTTATCAACTCAACCATTAAGACATTTGGCGGTATAGATATTCTCATTAATAATGCCGGACTTTCCATGCGGGCTTTGATTAATGATGCTGAAATCAGCGCCTTTAAGAGGCTGATGGATGTGAATTTCTGGGGAACGGTTTACTGTACAAAATTTGCGTTACCATCCATTATTGAACATAAAGGAACTGTTGTCGGTATTTCTTCCATTGTTGGCAACAGGGGTATTCCTGGTCGCAGTGCATATTCTGCATCGAAGTTTGCGATGCAGGGTTGGCTGGAAGCTTTACGGGTTGAAATGTTTCAGCACGGCGTAAACGTATTATGGGTTTCACCCGGATTTATTGCCACCAATATCAGAAGTGTTGCATTGAATGCTGAAGGAAAACCAATTGGTGAAACACCCATGGATGAATCCAAACTCATGAGTGCTGAAGAATGTGCCAGGCATATTATCCATGCAGTGGAAAAAAGAAAACGCTCTGTTGTTTTAACGCTCACCGGCAAGGCAACTGTGTTTATGAGTAAGTTTTTTCCTCGGTTAGCTGACCTCTACATTCATAAATTTTTCTTTAAGGAAGGGAAGCTTATAAAATAA